The following coding sequences are from one Mycobacterium bourgelatii window:
- a CDS encoding carboxymuconolactone decarboxylase family protein: MDEVRRKGLEKMNEVYGWEMPNVEGDPYFDLTVDHLFGSIWSRPGLSMRDKRIMTLTAVTAVGSRDLAEIQINAALLNGELTEDELKEMAVFLTHYLGFPLGSAFNGAVDTVVRRRKKAAAKGAEEDKKANVESALKLHAGETRE; this comes from the coding sequence ATGGACGAGGTGCGCCGCAAGGGCCTGGAAAAGATGAACGAGGTCTACGGGTGGGAGATGCCCAACGTCGAGGGCGATCCGTATTTCGACCTGACCGTCGACCACCTGTTTGGCTCGATCTGGAGCCGGCCGGGGTTGTCAATGCGAGACAAGCGCATCATGACGCTGACCGCCGTGACGGCGGTCGGAAGCCGGGACCTGGCCGAAATCCAAATCAATGCAGCCCTTTTAAACGGTGAGCTCACCGAGGACGAGCTGAAGGAGATGGCCGTCTTCCTCACCCACTACCTCGGGTTCCCGCTGGGTTCGGCGTTCAACGGGGCGGTCGACACTGTCGTCCGACGCCGTAAGAAGGCCGCGGCAAAGGGCGCCGAAGAGGACAAGAAGGCCAACGTCGAATCCGCGCTGAAGCTGCACGCGGGCGAGACGCGAGAGTAA
- a CDS encoding NAD(P)-dependent oxidoreductase produces the protein MTDAATPRLGYIGLGNIGTPMAKKMAEWPGGLTVYDVRPEAMAPFAERGATLADSLADIAATDIISITVLNDEQVRNVVDELASHAKPGTIIAIHSTISDTTAEELARELQPQDIHVVDAPISGGGRAARFGQLATMVGASDEVFARVKEPFSHWAELVVHAGPPGAGTRMKVARNMLTFTTYAAVGEAWQLAEAAGLNLQDLGNVVRHTDKLTGGAGSIMYRDDTKDLEPGHFLYDGFTHTRELGEKDLRLALALAESASIDLPLARLALERLAPNLGVPHVDSGRKEQENS, from the coding sequence ATGACCGACGCTGCAACGCCCCGTCTCGGATACATCGGCCTCGGCAACATCGGCACGCCAATGGCCAAGAAGATGGCCGAATGGCCCGGCGGGCTAACGGTCTACGACGTGCGACCCGAGGCCATGGCGCCGTTTGCCGAACGCGGCGCAACGTTGGCCGACAGTCTCGCCGACATCGCTGCGACCGACATCATCAGCATCACCGTGCTCAACGACGAGCAGGTACGCAACGTAGTTGACGAGCTCGCATCGCACGCCAAGCCGGGGACCATCATTGCGATCCACTCGACGATCAGCGACACCACCGCCGAAGAACTCGCGCGCGAGTTGCAGCCCCAGGACATCCATGTCGTCGATGCGCCGATCAGCGGCGGTGGGCGTGCCGCGCGGTTCGGTCAACTGGCGACGATGGTGGGCGCCAGCGATGAAGTGTTCGCCCGGGTGAAAGAACCCTTTTCGCACTGGGCGGAATTGGTAGTGCACGCCGGGCCTCCCGGCGCGGGGACCCGAATGAAGGTGGCTCGCAACATGCTCACCTTCACGACGTATGCGGCAGTCGGGGAGGCGTGGCAACTGGCCGAAGCCGCCGGTCTGAACCTGCAGGACCTTGGCAATGTGGTGCGACACACCGACAAGCTGACCGGCGGTGCCGGGTCGATCATGTACCGCGATGACACCAAAGACCTTGAGCCGGGCCACTTTTTGTACGACGGATTCACGCACACGCGGGAGCTTGGCGAAAAGGACCTACGTTTGGCGCTGGCCTTGGCCGAGTCTGCTTCGATTGATCTACCGCTGGCTAGGCTGGCCCTCGAGCGGCTTGCGCCCAACCTTGGTGTGCCGCACGTCGACTCCGGTCGGAAGGAACAGGAGAATTCGTGA
- a CDS encoding TetR/AcrR family transcriptional regulator has product MSSDAAVTDAPRNRRQEETFRKVLAAGMETLRENSYADLTVRMVAARAKVAPATAYTYFSSKNHLIAEVYLDLVRQVPFFTDVNEPMPVRVDQALRHLALVVADEPEVAAACTAALLGGGADPAVAAARDRIGAEIHRRIASAIGPDAAPGTVSALEMAFFGALVQAGSGEFTYHDIADRLADVVNLILAGADSQRAHEAQSAQGGKA; this is encoded by the coding sequence GTGTCCAGCGATGCAGCGGTTACCGACGCGCCACGCAACCGGCGCCAGGAGGAGACCTTCCGCAAGGTGCTGGCCGCCGGCATGGAAACGCTGCGCGAGAACTCCTACGCCGATCTGACGGTGCGCATGGTCGCGGCCCGCGCCAAGGTGGCCCCTGCGACCGCCTACACCTACTTCTCGTCGAAGAACCATCTGATCGCCGAGGTCTACCTCGACCTGGTTCGCCAAGTTCCGTTTTTCACCGATGTGAACGAGCCGATGCCGGTCCGAGTTGATCAGGCGCTGCGCCACCTGGCCCTGGTGGTCGCGGACGAACCCGAGGTCGCCGCCGCCTGCACCGCGGCGCTGCTCGGCGGCGGCGCCGACCCCGCGGTGGCAGCCGCACGTGACCGAATCGGGGCGGAGATCCACCGCCGTATCGCATCAGCGATCGGGCCCGACGCCGCGCCCGGCACGGTGTCGGCACTCGAGATGGCCTTTTTCGGAGCACTCGTGCAGGCCGGCAGCGGCGAATTCACCTACCACGACATTGCCGACCGGTTGGCCGACGTGGTGAACCTCATCCTGGCGGGCGCTGATTCCCAACGAGCCCACGAAGCCCAGAGCGCCCAAGGAGGCAAGGCGTGA
- a CDS encoding cytochrome P450: MTVHLGDHELVLDPYDYDFHEDPYPYYRRLRDEAPLYHNADLGFWAVSRHSDVHQGFRNSTTLSNRYGVSLDPASRGPHAAKTMSFLAMDDPEHLRLRTLVSKGFTPRRIRELEPRVTEIAHQHLEVMLEKAGTGTVDYVNEFAGKLPMDVISELMGVPEADRDQVRAWADGVMHRDDGVTDVPPAAIEASINLIVYYQGMIAERRKTLTDDLTSALLEAEIDGDRLTDDEILGFMFLMVIAGNETTTKLLANAAYWGHKNPDQLTPVYADLSRIPLWVEETLRYDTSSQILARTVSGELTLYDTTIPEGDVLLLLPGSAHRDERAFDRPDEYLIGREIGSKLLSFGSGAHFCLGAHLARMEARVALTELFKRIKGYEVDEANSVRVHSSNVRGFAHLPMTLEVC; this comes from the coding sequence GTGACCGTACACCTTGGCGACCACGAATTGGTCCTGGACCCTTACGATTACGACTTCCACGAAGACCCGTACCCGTACTATCGCCGGCTGCGCGACGAGGCGCCGCTCTACCACAACGCGGATCTGGGCTTCTGGGCCGTGTCGCGGCACAGCGACGTGCATCAGGGATTCCGCAACAGCACCACGTTGTCGAACCGCTACGGCGTATCCCTGGACCCCGCGTCGCGCGGGCCACACGCAGCCAAGACCATGTCGTTCCTGGCGATGGACGACCCGGAGCATCTGCGGTTGCGCACGCTGGTGTCAAAGGGTTTCACGCCCAGGCGGATTCGCGAGCTCGAGCCGCGCGTCACCGAGATCGCCCACCAGCACCTCGAGGTCATGCTGGAAAAAGCCGGCACCGGAACCGTCGACTACGTCAACGAATTCGCGGGCAAGCTGCCCATGGACGTCATCTCCGAACTGATGGGCGTGCCCGAGGCGGACCGAGACCAGGTTCGCGCGTGGGCGGACGGTGTCATGCATCGTGACGACGGTGTCACCGATGTCCCTCCCGCGGCGATCGAAGCATCGATCAACCTGATCGTGTACTACCAGGGCATGATCGCCGAGCGCCGCAAGACGCTGACCGACGATCTGACGTCGGCGCTGCTGGAAGCCGAGATCGATGGCGACCGGCTCACCGACGACGAAATCCTGGGTTTCATGTTCCTGATGGTGATCGCCGGCAACGAGACCACCACGAAACTGCTTGCCAACGCGGCATATTGGGGCCACAAGAACCCCGACCAACTGACACCCGTCTACGCCGATCTGTCCCGAATTCCGCTCTGGGTCGAGGAAACGCTGCGCTATGACACGTCCAGCCAGATCCTGGCCCGCACCGTCTCCGGCGAACTGACCCTGTACGACACCACAATTCCCGAAGGGGACGTCCTGCTCCTGCTGCCGGGGTCGGCGCACCGGGACGAGCGGGCATTCGACCGCCCCGACGAGTACTTGATCGGGCGTGAAATCGGCTCGAAGCTACTGAGTTTCGGTAGCGGTGCGCACTTCTGTCTGGGTGCGCACCTGGCCCGGATGGAAGCCCGGGTCGCGCTGACCGAGTTGTTCAAACGGATCAAAGGCTACGAGGTCGATGAGGCCAATTCCGTTCGTGTCCATTCCAGTAACGTCCGCGGGTTCGCCCACCTGCCCATGACCCTGGAGGTCTGCTAG
- a CDS encoding SDR family oxidoreductase gives MGQFDNRVAIVTGSAGGIGQAYAEALAREGAAVVVADINSDAAEGVAKQIVADGGTAISVPVDVSDPDSAKAMADRTLAEFGGIDYLVNNAAIFGGMKIDLLLTVDPEYYKKFMSVNFDGALWCTRAVYKKMAKRGGGAIVNQSSTAAYLYANYYGLAKVGINGLTQQLSRELGGMNIRINAIAPGPIDTEANRTTTPKEIVDDILKGLPLSRIGTPDDLVGMCLFLLSDQASWITGQIFNVDGGQIFRP, from the coding sequence GTGGGACAGTTCGATAACAGGGTAGCCATCGTCACCGGCTCCGCCGGTGGCATTGGCCAGGCATATGCCGAGGCGCTGGCCCGTGAGGGTGCTGCGGTGGTCGTCGCCGACATCAACTCCGATGCGGCCGAGGGTGTGGCGAAGCAGATCGTCGCCGACGGCGGGACGGCCATCAGCGTTCCCGTCGACGTTTCCGATCCGGACTCGGCCAAGGCAATGGCGGATCGCACCCTGGCCGAGTTCGGCGGCATCGACTACCTGGTCAACAACGCCGCGATCTTCGGCGGGATGAAGATCGACCTGCTGCTCACCGTCGACCCCGAGTACTACAAGAAGTTCATGAGCGTGAACTTTGACGGCGCGCTCTGGTGCACTCGCGCGGTGTACAAGAAAATGGCCAAGCGTGGCGGCGGCGCGATCGTCAACCAGTCGTCCACGGCCGCGTACCTGTATGCGAACTACTACGGGTTGGCCAAGGTCGGGATCAACGGTCTGACCCAACAGCTTTCGCGGGAACTGGGCGGGATGAACATCCGGATCAATGCGATTGCCCCCGGTCCCATCGACACCGAAGCCAACCGGACCACCACACCCAAGGAGATCGTCGACGACATCCTCAAGGGTCTTCCGTTGTCGCGCATAGGTACTCCAGATGATCTGGTGGGCATGTGTCTGTTTCTGTTGAGTGACCAGGCATCCTGGATCACCGGGCAGATCTTCAATGTCGACGGCGGACAGATCTTCCGCCCATGA
- a CDS encoding aldehyde dehydrogenase, whose translation MTLLADGVSALFIDGKLSEGRAGTFPTINPATEEVLGVAADADAQDMERAIEAARRAFDDTDWSRNTELRVRCVRQLREAMQQHAEELREITINEVGAPRMLTAAAQLDGPVDDLAFSADTAESYAWTQDLGQASPMGIPTRRTIVREAVGVVGAITPWNFPHQINLAKLGPALAAGNTIVLKPAPDTPWCAAVLGEIIAERTDFPPGVVNIVTSSDHGVGALLAKDPRVDMISFTGSTATGRSVMADAAATIKRVFLELGGKSAFVVLDDADLAGAAGVSAFTAAMHAGQGCAITTRLLVPRARYDEAVAIAAGTMSSIKPGDPNDPRTICGPLISARQRERVQGYLDLAIAEGGTFACGGGRPANKDVGFFIEPTVIAGLTNDARPAREEIFGPVLTVIAHDGDDDAVRIANDSPYGLSGTVFGADPERAARVAARLRVGTVNVNGGVWYSADAPFGGYKQSGNGREMGVAGFEEYLETKLIATAAG comes from the coding sequence ATGACGTTGCTGGCCGACGGTGTGAGCGCACTGTTCATCGACGGCAAGCTCTCCGAAGGTCGCGCAGGCACCTTCCCGACGATCAATCCGGCCACCGAGGAAGTGCTCGGCGTAGCGGCCGACGCTGACGCCCAGGACATGGAGCGTGCCATTGAGGCCGCCCGGAGGGCCTTCGACGACACCGATTGGTCGCGCAACACCGAATTGCGGGTGCGGTGTGTTCGGCAGCTACGGGAGGCGATGCAGCAGCACGCCGAAGAACTGCGTGAGATCACCATCAACGAAGTCGGTGCGCCGCGAATGCTCACCGCCGCCGCGCAGCTGGACGGTCCGGTCGACGACCTGGCGTTCTCCGCGGACACCGCGGAGTCCTACGCATGGACCCAAGACCTCGGTCAGGCATCGCCGATGGGCATCCCCACCCGGCGGACCATTGTTCGCGAGGCCGTTGGCGTGGTCGGCGCGATCACCCCGTGGAACTTTCCGCACCAGATCAACCTCGCCAAACTGGGACCGGCGCTTGCCGCCGGCAACACCATCGTCCTCAAACCCGCCCCCGACACACCGTGGTGCGCTGCGGTACTCGGGGAGATCATCGCCGAGCGCACCGACTTCCCGCCGGGGGTTGTCAACATCGTCACCTCGAGCGACCACGGCGTGGGCGCATTGCTGGCCAAAGATCCTCGAGTGGACATGATTTCGTTCACCGGCTCGACGGCGACCGGCCGCAGTGTGATGGCCGACGCCGCCGCCACCATCAAGCGGGTCTTCCTGGAGCTCGGTGGAAAGTCGGCATTCGTCGTACTCGATGACGCGGATCTCGCCGGCGCCGCAGGGGTTTCGGCCTTCACGGCGGCCATGCACGCCGGCCAGGGGTGCGCGATCACGACTCGGTTGCTGGTGCCGCGGGCCCGCTACGACGAGGCCGTCGCCATCGCGGCAGGCACCATGTCCTCGATCAAGCCCGGTGACCCCAACGACCCGAGAACCATATGCGGACCACTGATTTCGGCGCGGCAGCGGGAGCGGGTGCAAGGCTACCTCGACCTTGCCATCGCCGAAGGCGGGACCTTCGCGTGCGGCGGCGGCCGGCCGGCCAACAAGGACGTCGGCTTCTTCATCGAGCCCACCGTGATCGCGGGACTGACCAACGACGCGCGTCCCGCCCGCGAGGAGATCTTCGGGCCGGTGCTCACGGTGATCGCCCACGATGGCGACGACGATGCGGTGCGCATCGCCAACGACTCGCCATACGGTCTGTCGGGCACGGTGTTTGGGGCAGATCCCGAGCGGGCGGCGCGGGTGGCCGCCCGGCTGCGGGTGGGAACGGTCAACGTCAACGGTGGCGTCTGGTACTCCGCCGACGCGCCATTCGGCGGCTACAAGCAGTCCGGCAACGGCCGTGAGATGGGCGTTGCGGGGTTCGAGGAATACCTGGAAACCAAACTTATTGCTACTGCTGCTGGTTAG